A genomic stretch from Pochonia chlamydosporia 170 chromosome 4, whole genome shotgun sequence includes:
- a CDS encoding WSC domain-containing protein, whose protein sequence is MKPSSGKPSSTKSMPSKPASSGKPKPSFPPQPPFVGPFRYLSCYKSTRGFPTFKRIASSPRMSLDLCASSCDSPLFGVFNNDCFCGQRLDGSDFRVDERKCDIICPGNMRQRCGGLDRPGLRPRDDIPADWLLSIYERRGGNPTTTSKVITSTKVITITSCPPAVTDCPIGHKITKTWTATVPWSHGWEWEWHKKKVTCYGDYCVSGYHCDECERHRVVYDGGSYQCEASSDPNWHRMVHCDGGKCYYSKCHGDGCNKKVVCWDGQCTSEVCYGDECKKKLVCHDGRCEHQSCHGDDCHKKWVCKDGKCTVDPGCTGDCMAPPPGKKIVPGGSSSGSSGWSDPGKSGSHGWSDKGKSGSQGWSDPGKPGSGSSGWSDPGKSGSSGWSDPGKHGQDGDSGNRGGKGGSGNQGEYGHDGHKPGPAHIKTAVPPKNTSPVAAGSNKGMVTFNLLAAAVGLAFLM, encoded by the exons ATGAAGCCCTCATCAGGAAAGCCATCCTCCACCAAGTCGATGCCATCCAAGCCTGCCTCATCCGGaaagcccaagccatcttTCCCACCTCAGCCACCATTTGTCGGACCCTTCAGGTACCTCTCATGCTACAAGTCGACTCGAGGCTTCCCTACCTTCAAGCGAATTGCCTCAAGCCCCCGTATGAGCCTCGACCTGTGTGCTTCTAGCTGCGACTCTCCACTCTTCGGAGTCTTCAACAA TGACTGCTTCTGCGGCCAGAGACTTGACGGAAGTGACTTCAGGGTTGATGAGAGAAAGTGTGACATCATCTGCCCTGGTAACATGCGTCAACGCTGCGGTGGCCTCGACAGACCCGGCCTGCGTCCTCGTGATGACATCCCAGCAGATTGGCTCCTGTCTATCTATGAGCGCCGGGGAGGTAACCCAACCACTACCAGCAAGGTCATTACCAGCACCAAggtcatcaccatcacgtCTTGCCCACCTGCTGTCACCGACTGCCCTATCGGCCACAAGATCACCAAGACGTGGACTGCAACTGTTCCCTGGAGCCATGGCTGGGAGTGGGAGTggcacaagaagaaggttaCTTGCTACGGAGACTACTGCGTCTCTGGTTATCACTGCGATGAATGTGAACGCCACCGTGTCGTGTACGATGGCGGCAGCTACCAGTGCGAGGCGTCGTCTGACCCCAACTGGCACAGAATGGTTCACTGCGACGGTGGTAAGTGCTACTACTCCAAGTGCCACGGCGACGGTTGCAACAAGAAGGTCGTCTGCTGGGATGGCCAATGCACTTCTGAAGTTTGCTACGGTGACGagtgcaagaagaagctggtcTGCCACGACGGCCGCTGCGAGCACCAGTCttgccatggtgatgactgcCACAAGAAGTGGGTGTGCAAGGATGGCAAATGTACCGTTGATCCTGGCTGCACTGGAGACTGcatggctcctcctcctggtaAGAAGATCGTTCCCGGTGGGTCAAGCTCCGGATCTTCAGGATGGTCTGATCCAGGTAAATCCGGCTCCCATGGATGGTCCGATAAAGGCAAGTCTGGTTCACAAGGTTGGTCCGATCCAGGTAAGCCCGGCTCAGGCTCATCAGGCTGGTCTGACCCTGGCAAATCTGGTTCATCCGGATGGTCTGATCCAGGCAAGCATGGACAGGATGGCGATTCTGGAAATAGGGGCGGTAAAGGAGGCTCTGGAAACCAGGGCGAGTACGGTCATGACGGTCACAAGCCTGGTCCCGCGCACATCAAGAC